Proteins encoded within one genomic window of Triticum aestivum cultivar Chinese Spring chromosome 2D, IWGSC CS RefSeq v2.1, whole genome shotgun sequence:
- the LOC123052394 gene encoding sugar transport protein MST6, which yields MAGGPVVNTGGGKDYPGKLTMFVLFACIVAATGGLIFGYDIGISGGVTSMNPFLMKFFPGVYHKEQEAERNQSNQYCKFDSQLLTMFTSSLYLAALVASFFAATVTRVAGRKWSMFAGGVTFLVGAALNGAAKNVLMLILGRVLLGIGVGFANQSVPVYLSEMAPARLRGMLNIGFQLMVTIGILCANLINYGTAKIKGGWGWRVSLALAAVPAGIIAIGALFLPDTPNSLIDRGYTEDAKKMLRRVRGTDDIEEEYSDLVAASEESKLVSHPWRNILQRRYRPQLTFAIAIPFFQQLTGINVIMFYAPVLFKTLGFADDASLMSAVITGLVNVFATFVSIVTVDRLGRRKLFLQGGTQMLACQIVVGSLIGAKFGFTGVADIPKGYAAFVVLFICAYVAGFAWSWGPLGWLVPSEIFPLEIRSAGQSITVSMNMLCTFIIAQAFLPMLCRFKFMLFFFFGAWVVVMTLFVAFFLPETKNVPIEEMVLVWKAHWYWGRFIRDEDVHVGGADVEMRSNGKVQAAKLP from the exons ATGGCCGGCGGCCCGGTTGTGAACACCGGAGGGGGGAAGGACTACCCCGGCAAGCTCACCATGTTCGTGCTCTTCGCCTGCATCGTCGCCGCCACCGGCGGCCTCATCTTCGGATACGACATAGGCATCTCCG GTGGCGTGACCTCCATGAACCCCTTCCTGATGAAGTTCTTCCCGGGCGTGTACCACAAGGAGCAGGAGGCGGAGCGGAACCAGAGCAACCAGTACTGCAAGTTCGACAGCCAGCTGCTCACCATGTTCACCTCCTCGCTCTACCTCGCCGCGCTCGTCGCCTCCTTCTTCGCCGCCACCGTCACCCGCGTCGCCGGCCGCAAGTGGTCCATGTTCGCCGGCGGGGTCACCTTCCTCGTCGGCGCCGCGCTCAACGGCGCCGCCAAGAACGTCCTCATGCTCATCCTCGGGCGCGTCCTGCTCGGCATCGGGGTCGGCTTCGCCAACCAG TCGGTGCCGGTGTACTTGTCGGAGATGGCGCCGGCGAGGCTGCGGGGGATGCTCAACATCGGGTTCCAGCTGATGGTCACGATCGGCATCCTGTGCGCGAACCTGATCAACTACGGGACGGCCAAGATCAAGGGCGGGTGGGGCTGGCGCGTGAGCCTCGCGCTGGCCGCGGTGCCGGCCGGAATCATCGCCATCGGCGCGCTCTTCCTCCCCGACACCCCCAACTCCCTCATCGACCGCGGCTACACCGAGGACGCCAAGAAGATGCTCCGGCGCGTGCGCGGCACGGACGACATCGAGGAGGAGTACAGCGACCTGGTGGCCGCCAGCGAGGAGTCCAAGCTCGTGAGCCACCCGTGGCGCAACATCCTCCAGCGCCGCTACCGGCCGCAGCTCACGTTCGCGATCGCCATCCCCTTCTTCCAGCAGCTCACCGGCATCAACGTCATCATGTTCTACGCGCCCGTGCTCTTCAAGACGCTGGGGTTCGCCGACGACGCGTCCCTCATGTCCGCCGTCATCACCGGCCTCGTCAACGTCTTCGCCACCTTCGTGTCCATCGTGACCGTGGACCGGCTGGGCCGGCGCAAGCTGTTCCTGCAGGGCGGCACCCAGATGCTGGCCTGCCAGATCGTGGTGGGCAGCCTGATCGGCGCCAAGTTCGGGTTCACCGGCGTGGCCGACATCCCCAAGGGGTACGCGGCGTTCGTGGTGCTCTTCATCTGCGCGTACGTGGCCGGGTTCGCGTGGTCCTGGGGCCCGCTGGGGTGGCTCGTCCCCAGCGAGATCTTCCCGCTGGAGATCAGGTCGGCGGGGCAGAGCATCACGGTGTCGATGAACATGCTGTGCACCTTCATCATCGCGCAGGCGTTCCTCCCCATGCTCTGCCGCTTCAAGTTCATGCTCTTCTTTTTCTTCGGCGCGTGGGTGGTCGTCATGACCCTCTTCGTCGCCTTCTTCCTGCCAGAGACCAAGAACGTGCCCATCGAGGAGATGGTGCTCGTGTGGAAGGCGCACTGGTACTGGGGCCGCTTCATCCGCGACGAGGACGTGCACGTCGGCGGCGCCGACGTCGAGATGCGCTCCAACGGCAAGGTCCAGGCTGCCAAGCTCCCGTGA